From Woronichinia naegeliana WA131, the proteins below share one genomic window:
- a CDS encoding Rpn family recombination-promoting nuclease/putative transposase yields the protein MFDNACKFLAENFSEDYATWLLGRPVQLTKLSPTELSLEPIRADSLILEQSEDLVLHLEFQTEPDETMGFRMLDYRVRVYRRFPLKTMHQVVIYLKRTKSALVYQDSFQLGATTHHYRVIRLWEQSSDLFLTSPGLLPLAILTQCEEPTTRLREVAKGLDKIEKQGVRANLMAATAVFAGLVMEPEMIKTILRSDIMKESAFYQEILQEGLQEGLQEGLQKGLQKGRQEGRQEGLLEGKLETIPLLKKLGLSIAEIAEELDIDVALVNQFVANQNN from the coding sequence ATGTTTGACAACGCCTGCAAATTCCTAGCCGAAAACTTTTCCGAAGATTATGCGACTTGGTTGCTTGGTCGTCCTGTTCAATTGACCAAACTGAGTCCAACAGAATTATCTTTAGAACCGATTCGCGCTGATTCCCTAATATTGGAACAATCGGAAGACCTAGTATTACACCTAGAATTTCAGACCGAACCTGATGAAACAATGGGTTTTCGGATGTTAGATTATCGAGTCAGGGTTTATCGTCGTTTTCCGCTTAAAACCATGCACCAAGTGGTTATTTATCTGAAACGAACTAAATCGGCCTTGGTTTATCAAGATAGCTTTCAACTAGGAGCAACAACTCATCATTATCGAGTCATTCGTCTTTGGGAACAGTCTTCTGATTTATTTCTAACAAGTCCAGGTTTATTGCCCCTAGCGATATTAACCCAATGTGAGGAGCCAACAACACGGTTACGAGAGGTTGCGAAGGGATTGGATAAAATAGAAAAGCAAGGGGTGAGGGCTAATCTCATGGCTGCAACGGCAGTATTCGCAGGATTAGTGATGGAACCTGAAATGATTAAAACGATTTTAAGGAGTGACATTATGAAAGAATCAGCTTTCTATCAGGAAATTCTTCAGGAAGGTCTTCAGGAAGGTCTTCAGGAAGGTCTTCAGAAAGGTCTTCAGAAAGGTCGTCAAGAAGGTCGTCAGGAAGGTCTTCTTGAGGGCAAACTTGAAACAATCCCTCTACTTAAAAAATTAGGGTTATCGATCGCGGAAATTGCTGAGGAATTAGATATTGATGTTGCTTTAGTCAATCAGTTTGTAGCTAATCAGAACAATTAA
- the tkt gene encoding transketolase: MVVAAQSLDTLSINSIRFLAVDAVQKANSGHPGLPMGAAPMAYVLFNQFMRFNPKNPKWFNRDRFILSAGHGSMLQYALLYLMGYDSVSIEDIKQFRQWGSKTPGHPENFETPGVEVTTGPLGQGIANAVGFALAEAHLAATFNKADAQIVDHYTYVILGDGCNMEGISGEAASIAGHWGLGKLIALYDDNHISIDGSTDVAFTEDVSQRFESYGWHVLHVKDGNTDLAAIAQAIEEAKAVTDKPTMIKVTTTIGFGSPKKAGTAGVHGAALGLDEVEATRKNLGWDYEPFVVPQEVLDHTHKAIERGASYDAEWQQAFAQYKTKYPTEAATLERYLSGGLPDGWESVLTTYTPEDKALPTRKYSEICLNQLATVLPELIGGSADLTHSNLTEIKISGDFQKGQYQNRNVHFGVREHAMGAICNGIALHASGLIPYGATFLIFTDYMRAAIRLSALSEAGVIWVMTHDSIGQGEDGPTHQPIETIASLRAIPNLTVIRPADGTETSGAYKVAIENAKANKPTLLAFTRQNVPNLAGASIEGVTKGAYTLVDAEGTPDLILVGTGSEVSLCVAAAEKLAGEGKKVRVVSMPSWELFEAQDAAYKESVFPKAVTKRLSVEAGCSMGWHKYVGTEGDTVSIDRFGASAPGGTCMEKFGFSADNVLAKAKALLS; encoded by the coding sequence ATGGTCGTTGCTGCTCAATCCCTAGATACTCTTTCTATTAATTCTATCCGTTTTTTAGCCGTTGATGCGGTGCAAAAAGCGAATTCTGGACACCCTGGCTTACCGATGGGTGCGGCTCCGATGGCCTATGTGCTGTTCAATCAGTTCATGCGCTTTAACCCTAAAAACCCCAAATGGTTTAACCGCGATCGCTTTATTTTATCGGCAGGTCATGGTTCCATGTTGCAGTACGCACTGCTCTATTTAATGGGTTATGATAGCGTCTCTATTGAAGATATTAAACAATTTCGTCAATGGGGTTCTAAAACCCCCGGCCACCCCGAAAATTTTGAAACCCCTGGGGTAGAAGTTACCACTGGCCCCCTGGGTCAAGGGATTGCCAACGCAGTTGGTTTCGCGCTTGCTGAAGCTCATTTAGCGGCAACCTTTAACAAAGCCGATGCCCAAATTGTTGACCATTACACCTACGTCATTTTGGGTGATGGTTGCAACATGGAAGGGATTTCGGGAGAAGCGGCTTCGATCGCCGGTCACTGGGGATTAGGTAAATTAATTGCCCTTTATGATGATAACCATATTTCCATTGACGGTTCCACCGATGTAGCTTTTACCGAAGATGTCAGTCAGCGTTTTGAGTCCTACGGTTGGCACGTTCTTCATGTTAAGGATGGCAATACGGATTTAGCAGCGATCGCCCAGGCAATTGAAGAGGCCAAGGCTGTCACCGACAAACCCACTATGATCAAGGTTACAACCACCATCGGTTTTGGTTCTCCTAAAAAAGCAGGGACGGCTGGCGTTCACGGTGCGGCTCTAGGACTAGATGAAGTGGAAGCCACTCGTAAAAATCTGGGTTGGGATTACGAACCCTTTGTCGTTCCCCAGGAAGTTTTGGATCATACTCACAAAGCCATTGAACGGGGAGCCAGCTATGACGCTGAATGGCAACAAGCCTTTGCTCAGTACAAAACCAAGTATCCCACCGAAGCAGCAACCTTGGAGCGTTATTTGAGTGGTGGTTTACCCGACGGTTGGGAAAGTGTTTTAACCACCTATACCCCTGAAGACAAAGCTCTACCCACCCGTAAATATTCTGAGATTTGCCTCAATCAGTTGGCCACTGTTTTACCGGAATTAATTGGTGGTTCGGCTGATTTAACTCACTCTAACCTGACAGAAATTAAGATTTCGGGCGACTTCCAAAAAGGTCAATACCAAAACCGCAATGTTCACTTTGGGGTACGGGAACACGCAATGGGAGCCATTTGCAATGGTATCGCACTCCATGCTTCCGGCTTAATTCCCTACGGTGCAACTTTCTTAATTTTCACCGACTATATGCGGGCGGCGATTCGTTTATCGGCTCTGTCGGAAGCGGGTGTGATTTGGGTGATGACCCACGATTCTATCGGTCAAGGGGAAGATGGCCCCACTCACCAACCGATTGAAACCATTGCTTCTTTACGGGCCATTCCTAACCTCACTGTTATTCGTCCTGCGGATGGTACCGAAACCTCTGGGGCTTATAAAGTGGCGATCGAGAATGCTAAAGCCAACAAACCGACGCTTTTAGCCTTCACCCGTCAAAACGTACCTAATTTAGCGGGAGCCTCCATCGAAGGTGTGACCAAGGGAGCCTATACCCTAGTGGATGCTGAGGGAACGCCTGATTTAATCTTAGTTGGTACAGGTTCGGAAGTTAGTCTCTGTGTCGCGGCGGCTGAAAAATTAGCTGGTGAAGGTAAAAAAGTCCGTGTGGTTTCTATGCCTTCCTGGGAATTGTTTGAAGCTCAAGACGCTGCCTATAAAGAATCGGTTTTTCCTAAAGCTGTCACCAAACGTTTATCTGTTGAAGCGGGTTGCAGTATGGGTTGGCACAAGTATGTGGGGACTGAAGGCGATACGGTCAGCATTGATCGGTTTGGTGCTTCGGCTCCTGGGGGAACCTGTATGGAGAAATTTGGTTTTAGTGCTGATAATGTTCTGGCTAAAGCTAAAGCCTTATTAAGCTAA
- the fabF gene encoding beta-ketoacyl-ACP synthase II — MTNLVKKRVVVTGLGAITPIGNTLEDYWQGLLKGVNGIGPITRFDASNQACRFGGEVKDFDPLQYLDRKEAKRMDRFSQFAVCASQQALADAKLIINDLNADEIGVLIGTGIGGLKVLEDQQTIFLDKGPSRCSPFMIPMMIANMASGLTAINLGAKGPNNCTVTACAAGSNAIGDAFRLIQDGYAKAMICGGTEAAITPLGFAGFASAKALSFRNDDPTHASRPFDKDRDGFVMGEGSGILFLEELDSALARGARIYAEIVGYAMTCDAYHITAPVPDGRGATRAIALALKDAGLSPEAVSYINAHGTSTPANDVTETRAIKKALGSHAYDLVVSSTKSMTGHLLGGSGGIEAVATVMAIAEDKVPPTINLENPDPECDLDYVPHQSRALTVNVALSNSFGFGGHNVTLAFKKYA; from the coding sequence ATGACAAATTTAGTAAAAAAACGAGTTGTTGTCACTGGTTTGGGAGCAATTACTCCTATCGGCAACACCTTAGAAGACTATTGGCAAGGGTTGTTGAAGGGAGTTAATGGTATTGGGCCGATTACACGCTTTGATGCCAGTAATCAGGCTTGTCGTTTTGGTGGGGAAGTCAAGGATTTTGACCCTCTTCAATACTTAGATCGCAAAGAAGCGAAACGGATGGATCGTTTTTCTCAATTTGCGGTTTGTGCTAGCCAACAAGCCCTTGCCGATGCCAAGCTCATTATTAATGACCTCAATGCAGATGAGATCGGGGTACTGATTGGTACTGGAATTGGTGGTTTAAAGGTATTGGAAGATCAACAGACGATTTTTCTGGACAAGGGGCCCAGCCGTTGTAGTCCTTTTATGATTCCGATGATGATCGCTAATATGGCTTCGGGTTTGACGGCGATCAACCTGGGGGCGAAGGGGCCGAACAACTGTACGGTGACTGCTTGTGCAGCCGGTTCCAATGCGATTGGGGATGCGTTTCGTTTGATTCAAGATGGCTATGCCAAGGCGATGATTTGTGGTGGTACAGAAGCAGCCATTACGCCCCTGGGATTTGCGGGATTTGCATCGGCTAAAGCTCTCTCGTTTCGCAATGATGATCCGACCCATGCTAGTCGTCCCTTTGATAAAGACCGTGATGGTTTTGTGATGGGAGAAGGATCGGGGATTTTATTCCTAGAAGAACTGGATTCTGCCCTAGCTCGTGGAGCGAGAATTTATGCGGAAATCGTGGGTTATGCCATGACCTGTGATGCTTATCATATTACGGCTCCGGTTCCTGATGGTCGGGGAGCAACCAGGGCGATCGCCTTGGCTCTCAAGGATGCAGGTTTAAGTCCTGAAGCGGTCAGTTATATTAATGCTCACGGGACGAGTACGCCTGCTAATGATGTAACAGAAACCAGGGCCATTAAAAAGGCTTTAGGAAGTCATGCCTATGATTTGGTGGTCAGTTCCACAAAGTCGATGACGGGCCATTTATTGGGTGGTTCAGGCGGGATCGAAGCAGTGGCCACGGTGATGGCGATCGCCGAAGATAAAGTTCCACCCACGATTAACCTGGAAAATCCCGATCCTGAATGTGATCTAGACTATGTTCCCCATCAAAGCCGTGCCTTAACCGTCAATGTAGCTCTATCTAACTCCTTTGGGTTTGGCGGCCATAACGTCACCTTAGCCTTTAAGAAATATGCTTAA
- a CDS encoding acyl carrier protein, which translates to MNQDIFETVKALVIENLEIEDPDKVVPEASFANDLGADSLDTVELVMALEEAFDIEIPDEVAEQIDTVGKAVDHIAEATGAATK; encoded by the coding sequence ATGAATCAAGACATTTTTGAGACAGTAAAAGCTCTCGTCATCGAAAACCTCGAAATTGAGGATCCGGATAAAGTAGTCCCAGAGGCAAGTTTCGCTAATGATCTGGGAGCCGATTCCCTGGATACCGTTGAGCTTGTTATGGCTCTAGAAGAAGCATTTGATATTGAAATTCCTGACGAAGTTGCTGAACAAATTGATACAGTTGGCAAAGCAGTCGATCATATCGCCGAAGCCACTGGCGCAGCCACTAAATAA
- the sds gene encoding solanesyl diphosphate synthase: MISSTSLFAPVDPELRLLTDNLKRLISARHPILGAAAEHLFEAGGKRIRPAIVLLVSYATLLKEELTPRHQRLAEITEMIHTASLVHDDVVDEAALRRNVPTVNSLFDNRIAVLAGDFLFAQSSWYLANLENLEVVKLLSEVIRDFAEGEILQSINRFDTDLSLDAYLDKSYYKTASLIANSAKAAGVLSEVSSEMADSLYHYGRDLGLAFQIVDDILDFTTSTEILGKPAGSDLISGNITAPALYAMEEKPYLNTLIEREFSEVGDIEMALNLVKDSDGIWRSRELAAYHAKLAGKQLDCLKPSAAKASLLALTDYVLSRLY, encoded by the coding sequence ATGATCTCAAGTACCTCCCTGTTCGCTCCCGTTGACCCTGAGTTACGTCTCTTGACGGATAATCTTAAGCGGCTTATTAGTGCCCGTCATCCTATTTTGGGAGCGGCGGCGGAACATCTGTTCGAGGCGGGGGGCAAACGTATTCGTCCGGCGATCGTCTTATTAGTTTCCTATGCCACCTTATTGAAGGAGGAGCTTACCCCACGTCATCAACGGCTAGCCGAAATTACCGAGATGATTCATACAGCCAGTCTTGTCCATGATGACGTGGTGGATGAGGCAGCCCTCCGGCGTAATGTGCCAACCGTTAATAGTCTTTTTGATAACCGCATTGCAGTACTAGCAGGCGATTTTCTCTTTGCCCAATCCTCTTGGTATTTAGCAAATCTGGAAAACTTAGAGGTGGTCAAATTGTTGTCGGAGGTGATCCGTGACTTTGCCGAGGGGGAAATTTTACAAAGTATTAATCGTTTTGATACCGATCTGTCATTAGATGCCTATCTAGATAAAAGCTATTATAAAACAGCTTCTCTGATTGCCAATAGTGCTAAGGCCGCTGGGGTTTTGAGTGAGGTTTCCTCAGAGATGGCCGATTCGCTCTATCATTACGGTCGAGATTTAGGATTAGCGTTTCAGATTGTCGATGATATTTTAGACTTTACAACGTCCACAGAAATTTTAGGCAAACCGGCCGGTTCCGATCTCATTAGTGGCAATATTACGGCTCCGGCTCTCTATGCGATGGAGGAAAAACCCTATTTAAACACCTTAATCGAGCGAGAATTTAGTGAAGTTGGAGATATTGAGATGGCCTTAAATTTGGTTAAAGATAGTGACGGCATTTGGCGATCGCGGGAGTTAGCAGCGTACCATGCTAAATTGGCTGGCAAGCAATTGGATTGTCTCAAACCCTCGGCAGCTAAAGCTTCCTTACTAGCGTTAACGGATTATGTTTTGAGTAGATTGTATTAA
- a CDS encoding mannose-1-phosphate guanyltransferase produces MRAVLMAGGSGTRLRPLTCDLPKPMVPILNRPIAEHIINLLKRHNITEIIATLHYLPDALRDYFQDGSGFGVQMNYAVEDEQPLGTAGCVKNIEELLDDTFLVISGDSITDFDLSAAIAFHRDKGSRATLILTRVPNPMEFGVVITDENQKISRFLEKPSTSEIFSDTVNTGTYILEPEVLEYLPANEESDFSKDLFPLLLERQEPMYGYIAEGYWCDVGHLDAYRQAQYDALDGKVNLDFDHTQQSPGIWVGENTYIDPTALLKPPVLIGNDCRIGPGAVLEAGTVLGDNVTIGVGADLKRAIVWNGAMIGDEAFLAACVIGRGSRVERRTQILEGAVIGPMSIIGEEAQISANVKVWPSKRVESGAILNINLIWGNTAHRNLFGQRGVSGIVNIDMTPEFAVKLGAAYGSSLKQGAEIMVSRDQRNVSRMVTRSLIAGLMSVGINIQNLEATAIPIARTMIPKLKVVGGIHVRVHPDRPEYLLIEFLDNQGINISKATEKKIEGAYFKEDLRRVSIPDIGEMSYPAQVLETYRNTFETLLEVDVLSSSGSKIVIDYVYGVSGAILPLLLTKFGCDAVVLNASLRQTAVTNEERETLLHQLGQVVEALKASLGVQVSANGEQLILVDESGLPIRGELLTALMVNMILTAYPKGTVVVPVQASSAVEQLARRHNGKVIRTKANPTALMAASQANNHVVLGGSGEMGFIFPRLHPGFDAMFSIAKVVEMLTFQGRSLAQVRSELPRVYHKSCTIRCPWKIKGALMRHLVEIHRHQHLELIDGVKIIHPNNDNWVLILPDAGEPLVHIYANSEDRNWVDDHLKAYRLDVQKFIDQVQGDEISFL; encoded by the coding sequence ATGCACTCCGAGATTATTTTCAGGACGGTAGCGGTTTTGGCGTACAAATGAATTATGCCGTTGAAGATGAACAACCTTTAGGAACCGCCGGTTGCGTTAAAAATATTGAGGAACTGCTAGATGATACTTTTTTGGTAATCAGTGGCGATAGTATTACCGATTTTGATCTGTCGGCGGCGATCGCCTTTCATCGAGATAAAGGATCGAGAGCAACTTTAATTTTGACTAGAGTTCCCAATCCCATGGAATTTGGAGTTGTCATTACGGACGAAAACCAAAAAATTAGCCGTTTTCTCGAAAAACCTTCCACCAGTGAAATATTTTCAGATACTGTCAATACGGGAACCTATATCCTAGAGCCAGAAGTGCTGGAATATTTACCCGCCAACGAAGAAAGTGACTTCTCAAAAGATCTGTTTCCCCTACTCCTAGAAAGGCAAGAACCGATGTATGGCTATATCGCCGAAGGTTATTGGTGTGACGTTGGCCATTTAGATGCCTATCGACAGGCCCAATATGATGCCTTAGACGGCAAAGTGAATCTGGATTTCGACCATACTCAACAGTCTCCGGGAATTTGGGTGGGAGAGAATACCTATATTGATCCCACTGCCCTTCTTAAACCGCCAGTTCTAATTGGCAATGATTGTCGCATTGGGCCAGGAGCCGTCTTAGAAGCAGGAACCGTTCTAGGAGATAACGTCACCATTGGAGTGGGAGCCGATCTGAAACGGGCCATTGTTTGGAATGGAGCCATGATTGGTGATGAAGCTTTTCTAGCGGCCTGTGTAATTGGTCGTGGCAGTCGAGTAGAACGCCGTACTCAAATCCTAGAGGGGGCAGTGATTGGCCCTATGTCTATTATCGGAGAAGAGGCCCAAATCAGTGCCAACGTTAAAGTCTGGCCCAGTAAGCGAGTGGAATCCGGGGCCATTTTGAACATTAATTTGATTTGGGGAAATACGGCCCACCGCAATCTCTTTGGTCAACGGGGGGTGTCAGGCATTGTCAATATTGACATGACTCCAGAATTTGCGGTGAAATTGGGGGCTGCCTACGGATCTTCCCTGAAACAGGGCGCGGAAATTATGGTCTCCCGTGATCAGCGCAATGTCTCTCGCATGGTCACTCGCTCTTTGATTGCCGGTCTAATGTCGGTCGGTATTAATATTCAAAACTTGGAAGCAACGGCTATTCCCATTGCCCGCACCATGATTCCCAAGCTAAAAGTTGTCGGTGGTATTCATGTTCGGGTTCATCCTGATCGCCCCGAATATCTATTGATTGAGTTTTTGGACAACCAGGGCATCAATATTTCCAAAGCCACAGAAAAGAAAATTGAAGGAGCTTATTTCAAAGAGGATTTACGGCGGGTCAGTATTCCCGATATTGGGGAAATGTCCTATCCGGCTCAGGTATTGGAAACCTATCGTAATACCTTTGAAACCTTACTAGAAGTGGATGTTTTAAGCAGCAGTGGCTCGAAGATTGTAATTGATTACGTCTATGGCGTATCAGGAGCAATTTTACCGCTTCTTTTAACCAAATTCGGCTGCGATGCGGTGGTTTTAAATGCCAGCCTACGACAAACCGCCGTTACCAATGAGGAGCGAGAAACCCTTCTCCATCAATTAGGACAGGTGGTAGAGGCCTTAAAAGCCAGTCTAGGGGTACAAGTTTCTGCTAATGGAGAACAGTTAATTTTGGTGGATGAGTCAGGGTTGCCGATTCGTGGCGAATTACTAACAGCCTTGATGGTCAATATGATTCTGACGGCCTATCCCAAGGGGACGGTGGTGGTGCCAGTACAAGCTTCCAGTGCGGTAGAACAGTTAGCCCGTCGTCATAATGGTAAGGTAATTCGGACAAAGGCCAATCCGACGGCTTTAATGGCGGCTTCCCAAGCCAATAATCATGTCGTTTTAGGAGGAAGTGGCGAAATGGGTTTTATTTTCCCTCGGCTGCATCCTGGCTTTGATGCCATGTTCAGTATTGCCAAGGTGGTAGAAATGTTGACTTTCCAAGGGCGATCCCTGGCTCAAGTTCGTTCCGAATTACCCAGGGTCTATCACAAATCCTGTACGATTCGTTGTCCCTGGAAAATAAAAGGAGCTTTAATGCGGCATTTGGTAGAAATCCACCGCCATCAACATTTAGAATTAATCGATGGGGTTAAAATTATCCATCCGAACAATGATAATTGGGTTTTAATTTTACCGGATGCAGGAGAGCCACTCGTTCATATTTATGCCAATAGCGAAGATCGTAATTGGGTAGATGACCATTTAAAAGCCTATCGTCTAGATGTGCAAAAATTTATTGACCAGGTTCAAGGAGATGAGATCAGTTTTTTATAA